The Rhizoctonia solani chromosome 1, complete sequence sequence CGCTACACGCAAGCTAATTTGGCTTCGCCAATTCTTATCAGAACTCGATTTACTCCCCGAAGGGCCGACAACTTTACTTACCAATAATCAATCGAGTATGGCTCTTGCAAAGAATCCGATCAATCACCAGTGCACAAAGCATATCCGAATTAAACACCATTTTATTCGTGAGATGATTGAATTGAAGGAAGTCGACTTACAATACATCCCGACCAACAAGCAGGTGGCCGATATACTTACTAAGCCACTTGGACGAACCAAGCTCCCCGGCTTTGTCACTGATATGGGCATGTCTTAGTTTTCCTTTCGTCTCCGTTATCCTGAGTGGGCgtgttgaaatatcagtcTCACGGAACCGTACATGTAATccttacgcatatatttacttACGTTTGGATGTACGAGTATAAATGTGTTCTTTATCAATTCTCGTGTACCTCAGTtcactaccatatagtagagctgagGTACGTATCATATCTCTCTATTCTGTCCATGTATGCTTATAATCCTGTCGATACAAAATCGTCTAGGTACAGTATATATACGAGTtcactaccatatagtagagctgagATACAAAATCATCTAGCTCTACGTGTCTTTCAACACAAACGTTCACGCCATCCATTGTTGTCTAGAACCGGATGCCCTTATCTGTGAGCTTTTTTCCCTTTTAGTTCAAGCTATATTTTACTACTTACTTGATTATGTTCATCTCATTTCAGCATTTATACCTTTGTCCACTGGGGTCAAACGCCACCTTCCTTGGCGTGTACCGACTGAACACCCCCCCCCCATTATTTGTCTTACTATTCCACTATCCAAATGTCGGTCATTCTAACATCCTACTAACGGGTACATCAGTCACAACCAGCTGCCCAGATAGTACTGATGGGGCAACCGGTGGTTGTTTACCACCTCGGCGAAACATCAATACTGTTATGTACTGTACCTTTCGGTCGCTCCAGGTGGACTCACACCCCTTGCATCATCTACAGTACGTCTCTTATCGACATTGTTGTCTAAAGATTTGCTGTACCATTGCGCCTTTGTCGAACACCCCGCAACCGTCTCACTGTTgtccccccctccccccaggTTGACCTTGTACCTCTGGAAGAGATACCAAGCGATATGTACGATGAAAAGATGGTTGCGAATCACTGTTGCACGCCCACCTGACATACTCAAGAGCCTGGATTGTGGCCAGTTGAGCCGTTTCACTTTGCATGACATCTTGCGAGTACGTGGCCGAACACACTGACGAATTATCAGGAAGCCGGCGAGCATTCGATGTTCGCTTGAGTACAGTTACTCACCTCCAATCAGCCCGTCAGCCACAGACCGAAAATGAGACGCGGCCGGCAATCTAGAGCACGTTTACTGGCTTTTCAAGCACATTAGATACGGTTAATCTTGCCTCGACTACGCCTGATGATAAGCTGAAAACCTTCGTTCACGAGACTCGGCACTCGGAAGATTTGCTAGTCATGCGCCCCATGCTTTTTGAAATCAATTTTCTCGTATCCACAATGGTATCGAAGCTAAACATATTCTGATACCTTACTTCCCTTCACTTGTGCTTTTATAATCAATTATTTTTACAACAGATGTCCTTGGTTTGAACTTGAAAATTAGGACCTTCGACGATTTGACCAAATAAGGATTATATCTGTAATGGACGATTTATTATCCCCGATTTGGGCGATGTACCGATTGGATGTCGACAGCACGGCTGTGGTATCCATAACGGTGTTTCATTCTATTTCATTAGCTCTGAATTAGCCAAAGTCTTCCTAAATTGCTTACTACAACCCCCGCAGTTTTCTTCAATCCCACGCGACCGATGTTCGCTTGCCCAAAGGAGTGGAGCGCCCACGGTCTGGGCCTAAAGCGGAGTTTGAGAACTCCCTTGCACCACGGCTAGTGAAATTCGGTGTTCTTTCACGTCTAGACTTTAATGGCATACGCCGCGGTCGCTGGGCTGACACAATAAATTTGAGCTCAAAAGTCACGGTGCAGCGGTCACAGAAAATCTCCTACAGCGTCTCGGGCAGGAAGCCGGGGGGTGGCACAAGTTCTGGGTTTCACCTGGAGCCTTGTTCAGCTCATGAACCACAGCTTCTTTATTACAATGGGACCTCTTGATTCTGTAACCCCCCCCCCGACTCGATGGGAGCGGGGTTTTGCTTTTCCCGtagttatttgaaatatagTAGTAAATGCTTACGAATGCGTACAGCCACGACTGAGTAAGACTGGCGCCCGTGGCTTGGACCGCCACCTGGATGAACGGCTATTGAGAGAAATTCAGAGAACGGCATAAAAATTTCAGAAATATATAGGTAGATACACCTGAGACTACCTGAGATACCACTGTTTCTTGTCTTAAGCTTGTTCTTGATGCCTCAAACCTCTAACTTGAAAAAATCTTGAGCCCCAAGGCGTCCCTGACCGCTTTATGTTGCTGCCTTTGTACAAGATAAAACCAAGCGGTCAAACCCCACGCTTGATGACAAACTACGCATTATAGATTACTACCGAGAGCATGAAGGTCTTCCTGGAGTTGCTCAAGCCTCGGAAGTTCAACATTTCCGTATCGAATACCCTACTCTTAGCCAATCGACGCTCTCAAGTTACCTCTCTCGCGAGAAGGAGATTCGAGAATACATTGACAAGAACCCGAATCAACTAATATGCAAGAAGCCTACTCGGGTTGCTCTGACGCAAATCGAACTCGCATTGACTGAGTGAGTAAATGAGCGACTGCTCCGCGGCCTTCGATCGACTACTTTCCGCTCAAGAGCTAGTAGATGTTGATCGAGATGTTCAGACCAAGGAGGTTACTGACGAGATGATTATTCGACACGTCAGATCTACACTTAACTTATAGATTGTACTCAAGATTGTTTGATTATTTTAATCATGTTTTCAATATACTTTCTGACTTGGTTAATGTATACGTATCTATTGTCATGTACTTCTGGGTTGTATGCACGGTGGTATTTCAAATGATTACATAGCCGCTTCTGTCTCTGTTTACACGTGTGGTCGTAAACCCCCCAAGCTCAATAAAAGcaccatatcaaatatccCATCAGCATCGTTTTAGAGGGGTTCCACTGTATTTGTCTCCGCTCAGTGCCTGATCTCTGGTGTGGCTTGCGTCGCTTCCCATCCTGGGGCGTATATCCAATGTGAAGCCTACCCCAGAATTTAGGGTGAGAGAGGCTCCGATCCTCGGACGGTGCATGCATTGTAATACTATACTGTAACAGTATAGCCGGTATCCTAGTCAACTGATTCATGATCACCGCCTATTGTCGGAATCGAGGATACGATCTACTTAGGATAAACAAAATTGTATCTTCCCTCTGTTGGGTATTCAAATATTGTGGTGCCATACATTAATATAGAAATATGATGCTACAGGGGAAACATATAAATCAGGCAACTCGTGGAAAGAAGAGTGCCACAAACTGCTCGAGGAGGAAAAACAACTCCGCAGTTGCCCCTGCCACAAAAGCTACATATCTCTCTCGGAGAGACGCGCCCCGAGTAACTATTGGCCAGCGAACCGCCCAGCCCGGACAATCATCAAATTGAGCGACCAGAGCCTTGTATGCTTGTTCGAGTTTGGGACGTTTGGCTGGGTTATAATCGGTCATTTCTCGAGCAAGAGGTAGAAGGAATCGTAGAGCTGGGTATTCCTGATGACATAGGATTCAACTCAGCAACAAAGCCAATCTGAAATAATTCGACTCACAGGGATCAGATCTCTCCGTATTACTGCTCCTAGTTGGTAAATATCGGATTTGAAAGGGTCATAGGCATTCCCTCTCAGTTGCTCGGGAGTCCTTTCACGAGCGCGGTATCCATGTACCACTCGAGGTTGAGCTGGGTCACGAAACCACTTTGCGTAGCCAAAGTCAATAAAGTAATAACGAACTGGTCGTTGACTACGTAGGTATCTTGCCCGAATCTGTCGTTTACGGTCGAGAGAAAAGTCTTGGTAAAAAGGATGAAACGGTTCGTCATATAATGTTTGGCCATTCATCATAATGTTTGCCGAAGCAATATCGCTATAGGTTCAGGTCATTGCAACATCCAAGAAGGAAAAGAGATACAATTACCAGTGAGCTATATCATTTACATGGAGAAATCGTAATCCCTGATCGGACAGATTCAACATAAAGCGTATTCCCGATCATAGAAACTCACCTCGAAAATCTGGACAAGAAAGTTGCGTATCTCGTATAAGTTGTGGAAAGGTGGGTCGTTGTATTCTCTGAGGAGTGGCATAACATAGAATACAGCCCTGTCCAGTCCTGGAACGGCAAAGGAATCTAGACATTCCACAGTGTGGTTTCTAGGATCAGTGGAGTACGGATTGGAGGACAAGTGCTGTACGATATctaattcctcttccccttctcgaTCGTCATCAGATGGGATAACCATTTTAATAATAACCTGAAGTTGGTCAGATAAACGGGTTGCGTCAAGCGTCCGTACTGGCTAGATTTGGTCATGGTTAGGAGCGGCTTCCATGTAGCATGAACGGGCATACCACGGCATTACCGCTGTCCTCGCATGAAATGGGATCCAAATTTGTACCTTCCCAGGATGGTTTCCATCCAGGACGATAGCGAGGGCGAAGTTGGTAACCTTTTGATAGTAAGTACGGCTGAAAGGTAACCCATCGTTTTTCTATTTCAGATAACTCCTCAGGCGAGGATGCGGTGACATCAGTGTGCATATAAGATATATAGTTAGTCGAGTTCATGGCTAGATAAAGCTTTTCTCTTCTAATTCGTGCGAACCATAGGTCAAGAAGGGAGCGAGGGTAAGGGCCGTAGAGGACTTGGAATACGGTCGAGGGTAAATAACCTGGAGACCTTGCTCCCATTGCGGTTAGAGAGTCAGCGGATATGACCCTGGGGGCTCATTGGCGCGTGTGATCACTGTCTTAACAGGCTACAAAGAGAAGTGATAACTAGCGGAGAGGTTCTGGTGATTTATGAAATCGGGTAAGCATCCCACATTTGTATCGGCCCATGTGGCTTATTTGGGCTTGTGATTGAGTTTGATGCATCGGGTCTTTTGTCCACCGGTTGTATGCCCGCTCCAAGTGCTAACCAagaagaaccccaatctaAGGACCTGAGCCACATCCACTTCGTGGCGGGAAATGTAATTAATAACTCCTTCCCATGGGACCAGTGTATAAGTGGTATGGCTTCACTCAAACAGTACATAGGAGCTCAATATAATCTTCGGATATCACTTTTCATTGAGACTCCGAATCTAACAAAGAAGCGTTTCTACATTATAAACCGTAGGGAACATACTATATAGTGCGGCTCGATGACAAGGTAGTGCCATCATTTCTTCACATCACCCAACTTTGCAATATGTCAGCTCCTTGGGCTCGTGCCACTAGCTTCTTCACCAACATTCCAGTCACTCTGGATCCAGAATATAGTTATGCACCATACGAAGAGGTTGGCGGCAAGACTGCAGCCGAGGTTCTCAAACAAGTTGACAAGATTCTTCAGACCACTAATACCGTGCTCGAGAACCACAAGGATTACCTACCATCTACTCAGTTCTCCGAGCTTAAGAAGGCCTATTGCAGGTATCTCGGCTCTCATACGTGCTGTTGTATGTTTCCACTCTCTAACTATGTCAAGGTACCATTGGCAAATGACCAACGAATCGCAAGAGGATCGCACATACTACGACCAGCGTATCAGGGAAAGTCGTATATTGTCCCAACTTTATGCCGATCGGGCAACCCAACATGATCGAGCAAAAATTCTCCTACGGGAGGTGGAAACCTATCAAACTAGGGTGTTGGTTAGTCGTGTTAATTACCATCCTTCTTTCGTTGAGGTTTTTCTAGTCCGCAAGTCGGAATGCACAACTATCTGAAACATTGGTTAAGTTCGAGGATGAGTTGACTGAGTCTATAAGCACTGGGTCCAAGGTATGGTTTCCTCGATTTCGGTGGTATATGGACTCAATTCATGATAATTATAATTCAAAGGCATCTGCCCTCCAATCATACACATCTTGGTTCTCTTTATTTGGTCGGCCTAGCCGTTCATCGTCAACAGGTGGGGGCGATTCTTTTTATCTCACTTTTACCCAACTATCCTGTATTAAATTCCTCAGACATTGAGATCGGGCAGGCGCAGTCCGACCCCGCTCCTGCTTATGATGCCGAAGGTCTGTAAACAAACAATATAATTTATGACAGGAAACCAACCTGGCTCATTTAGTAGAGGGGTTCATTGTATCGGTTACGCATTTCCCGAGTCTCAATGACGAGTCGGTGggtatcaaggaagcaggagAACACCCTACTTCAGTGATAGATAGCAAAAAAAGCGTCTATCGGCGGGTGATAGCTTTCGAAAATAATGAGAGAAGAGTAGAGATAATTGGTGGTTATACTTTATTAGGTGTTGTTCACTCGTAAGTTAACATCTTTCGTTAAACTGCAGATCCAAAATTTTACACCCTAGGAGAGAATGAGACTTACATCGGTACGTTGACTCACATAACTTTCTTACTGAGGCTTGAGAGTTCTTATCAATGACAGACGAGAACACCTTGCAGTCTATGTCGGGACTTGCACAACGTTTACTCAATCAGGCGGATCCGAAGATGTAAGCGCCTCACTTGCCATCCACCAAGGTCTTTCACACATTCTTGCAACAGGCAGGTACCTCAAATCACCAGTGAATCTTCTCAAACTCCGTTACTGGAAACGAAAATCCGAAAATTTAGAAAGATGTCCGTGGCTATGGAGTCCCAACAATAATGTTGCGGCTAATTCCGGAGCCACCCGATTAACCAATTGTGACTCCATTCAAATTGGCACTCACTTTACTATAGATCTCATTCGAATTCTTAACTGCCCCCAATGTCCCCAAGAGCCACGCCACTTAAGTACTTCACGGTGTATGTAGCCAAATAACTGTTTGTACCTCGATGAAAACTATTGCCATATGTACACTGTGAGGAATTCCGTATCTCGGCTTGGGCTTGCATGCTTAGACTTCGACATCAAATTGGTACCGTATCCATCCCAGCTTCACGCCAAGGAAATATCCAGCACTGCAAGGACCCTGTCAGGTTAAGATACCGCCTTTGCCCGTGGAACTCGTAAATCTTCAAAAAGGGCCGACACAATTCTCAAAACCACGGAGGGAACCACCGATGGGTTAGAGTTTGGCTTACTAATCGCGCTGAGTTCGAACTGCTTGCCTTTCTAGGTGATGCGTCCTTCCCCGTACTACTCTCGGTGACAGACGAAGACCCGTGGATAACCAAACCACTTTCTGATCGTAACGGAGCGGCGTTGGGGGTGGTATCCATCCTATTCAGCCCTATAACCAGCCTATAACAAAGGATGCACGAATAGAATACCCCCACATTTTAATCGTGCCATTTCACATTGATAAGTGTAGATAAAAATTGCTACCAATACACATGAACTAAGTGATTCTATACGACTTCAAGGCAACTCTTAAGACTTTTTCTACGCCGGGTCGCATTAATATTGCCGTAAGTTTCCAATAAATGCCGCTATGTTAATTGAGAGTGTGCTCCAACTCATACGGCATTAGTCCTAATTATAAAGATAATGCGTATCAATTAGTCGAACTAACTACTTCAACGCTGCAATGTAGTGCCCAAAAAGTAGTCGTACAATTTGccgaagaaaaaaagaaattTCTGCCATGGTCCCGCTAACCGTCAACTCGAATAGTTCCCACCAGGATGCATTACGTGAAAGAATAGGCCAGCGCATCCTCCAACTTGGCATTCCAATAAAATGGGTATTCATAAGTCGATTGGCTGTCTCCAGAGAAACTCTCTTAGCAGGGTCATGGTGGGTCATGCTCTGAGTAAGGGGGAGAAGAAATCGAAGAGAGGGGTAGCTCTATCGCCAGAGAATTAATGCTGGGATCCAGAATAACCAAATACTGGTGCGTACCGGAATGAGATCCCTCCGTATGAGTGCGCCAAGCTGATAAACATCGACCATAAAGGGATCGTATAACTGTCCCTCTACCTGCTCGGGAGCCCTCTCTCGAGCGCGGGTTCCTTTTATCATTCGGTTTCGTTGAACATATCGAAACCATTTTGCGTACCCGAAATCTATGTAGTAATAGCGCACAGACTTATTTGAGCGCCGAAGCTTTAGCGGAGCCATATATTTGCGACATGAAGCGAAGTTCTGGATAAATGGATTGAACGGGCCGTTGTGAAGTCTACCAACATCCATCATGATATTTGATGGGGCAATATCACTGCATAATCAACGAATGAATA is a genomic window containing:
- a CDS encoding kinase domain protein: MGARSPGYLPSTVFQVLYGPYPRSLLDLWFARIRREKLYLAMNSTNYISYMHTDVTASSPEELSEIEKRWVTFQPYLLSKGYQLRPRYRPGWKPSWEGTNLDPISCEDSGNAVPVRTLDATRLSDQLQVIIKMVIPSDDDREGEEELDIVQHLSSNPYSTDPRNHTVECLDSFAVPGLDRAVFYVMPLLREYNDPPFHNLYEIRNFLVQIFEGLRFLHVNDIAHCDIASANIMMNGQTLYDEPFHPFYQDFSLDRKRQIRARYLRSQRPVRYYFIDFGYAKWFRDPAQPRVVHGYRARERTPEQLRGNAYDPFKSDIYQLGAVIRRDLIPEYPALRFLLPLAREMTDYNPAKRPKLEQAYKALVAQFDDCPGWAVRWPIVTRGASLRERYVAFVAGATAELFFLLEQFVALFFPRVA
- a CDS encoding TPR-2 domain protein — translated: MSAPWARATSFFTNIPVTLDPEYSYAPYEEVGGKTAAEVLKQVDKILQTTNTVLENHKDYLPSTQFSELKKAYCRYHWQMTNESQEDRTYYDQRIRESRILSQLYADRATQHDRAKILLREVETYQTRVLSASRNAQLSETLVKFEDELTESISTGSKASALQSYTSWFSLFGRPSRSSSTDIEIGQAQSDPAPAYDAEGL